In Bradyrhizobium barranii subsp. barranii, a single window of DNA contains:
- the trbJ gene encoding P-type conjugative transfer protein TrbJ — protein MPRRFSPICRTLIIATIIGSPAAGPAFAGAAAGGATEFTQILNNGELVSLVGQSTTQINNQIQQISQLAQQIQNQLRIYENMLQNTAQLPSHVWGQAENDLKQLQNIVNQGQGMAFSMGNIDDVLMQRFQSYAQFKTNLPNAASFASTYQTWSATNRDTISGTLQAAGLTSQQFATENSTMTQLKTASESADGQMKALQVGHEIAAQEVAQMQKLRGLIAQQTTMMATWFQSSQASKDLSQARREQFFNATSPATSGGQTMEPRW, from the coding sequence ATGCCGAGACGCTTCTCGCCGATTTGTAGGACGCTCATCATCGCCACGATCATCGGATCGCCGGCGGCCGGTCCAGCCTTCGCCGGAGCCGCGGCCGGCGGCGCGACCGAGTTCACGCAAATTCTCAATAACGGCGAACTGGTCAGCCTCGTCGGTCAATCGACGACGCAGATCAACAACCAGATTCAACAAATCTCCCAGCTCGCCCAGCAGATCCAGAACCAGCTGAGGATCTACGAGAACATGCTGCAGAACACCGCGCAGTTGCCCTCGCATGTCTGGGGGCAGGCCGAGAACGACCTCAAGCAGCTGCAGAACATCGTCAACCAAGGCCAGGGCATGGCGTTCTCGATGGGAAACATCGATGACGTGCTCATGCAGCGCTTCCAGAGCTACGCGCAGTTCAAGACCAATCTGCCGAACGCCGCGAGCTTCGCCTCGACCTATCAGACCTGGTCGGCGACCAACCGCGACACGATCTCGGGCACGCTGCAGGCGGCGGGTCTCACCTCGCAGCAGTTCGCGACCGAGAACTCGACGATGACGCAACTCAAGACCGCTTCGGAGAGCGCCGACGGCCAGATGAAAGCTCTGCAGGTCGGCCATGAGATCGCCGCGCAGGAAGTCGCCCAGATGCAGAAGCTGCGCGGTCTGATCGCGCAGCAGACGACGATGATGGCGACCTGGTTTCAGTCCTCGCAGGCGAGCAAGGACCTGTCGCAGGCGCGCCGGGAGCAGTTCTTCAACGCGACCTCGCCCGCGACCTCCGGCGGCCAGACCATGGAGCCGCGCTGGTGA
- a CDS encoding conjugal transfer protein TrbE has product MVALRTFRHSGPSFADLVPYAGLVANGIVLLKDGSLMAGWYFAGPDSESSTDAERNGVSRQINTILARLGSGWMIQVEAVRVPTTDYPVRQDCYFPDPVTRAIDDERRSRFEQERGHFESRHAIILSWRPPERRRAGLARYIYSDAESRSASYADTAIESFRTSVREVEQYLASVLSIRRIETREVEERDGTRMARYDELFQFIRFCITGENHPIRLPDIPMYLDWLATAELQHGLSPMVENRFLGVVAIDGFPAESWPGILNSLDLMPLTYRWSSRFMFLDDQDARQKLERTRKKWQQKVRPFIDQLFQTQSRSIDQDAAAMVAETEDAIAQASSQLVAYGYYTPVIVLFDESSARLQEKAEAVRRLIQAEGFGARIETLNATEAFLGSLPGNWYANIREPLINTRNLADLIPLNSVWSGNPTAPCPFYPPSSPPLMQVASGSTPFRLNLHVDDVGHTLVFGPTGSGKSTLLALIAAQFRRYAGAQIFAFDKGRSMLPLTLAAGGDHYEIGGDDADGAAALAFCPLSDLSTDNDRAWAAEWVETLVAVQGVLITPDHRNAISRQIGLMAEARGRSLSDFVSGVQMREIKDALHHYTVDGPMGQLLDAERDGLQLGSFQTFEIEQLMNMGERNLVPVLTYLFRRIEKRLTGSPSLIILDEAWLMLGHPVFRDKIREWLKVLRKANCAVLLATQSISDAERSGIIDVLKESCPTKICLPNGAAREPGTREFYERIGFNERQIEIVAAASPKREYYVASPEGRRLFNMALGPVALSFVGASGKEDLKRILALKAAEANWPVHWLKERGIGHAETLLADL; this is encoded by the coding sequence ATGGTCGCGCTGCGTACATTCCGTCATTCTGGCCCGTCCTTCGCCGATCTCGTGCCCTATGCCGGGCTCGTTGCGAACGGAATCGTGCTGCTGAAGGACGGCTCGCTGATGGCGGGCTGGTATTTTGCTGGGCCGGACTCCGAGAGCTCGACCGACGCCGAGCGCAACGGGGTCTCGCGCCAGATCAACACGATTCTGGCGCGCCTCGGCTCCGGCTGGATGATCCAGGTCGAGGCGGTGCGGGTGCCGACCACGGATTATCCGGTGCGGCAGGATTGCTACTTTCCCGATCCGGTGACGCGGGCGATCGACGACGAACGTCGCAGCCGCTTCGAGCAGGAGAGGGGACACTTCGAGAGCCGCCACGCGATCATCCTGTCCTGGCGGCCGCCCGAGCGGCGGCGCGCGGGTCTCGCGCGCTACATCTATTCCGATGCCGAGAGCCGATCGGCCTCCTATGCCGACACGGCGATCGAGAGCTTCCGCACCTCGGTCCGCGAGGTCGAGCAGTACCTCGCCAGCGTCCTGTCCATCCGGCGCATAGAAACGCGCGAGGTTGAGGAGCGCGACGGCACGCGCATGGCGCGTTACGATGAACTGTTCCAGTTCATCCGCTTCTGCATCACCGGCGAGAATCATCCGATCCGCTTGCCGGATATCCCGATGTATCTCGACTGGCTGGCGACGGCCGAGCTCCAGCATGGCCTGTCGCCGATGGTCGAGAACCGCTTTCTCGGCGTCGTGGCGATCGACGGTTTCCCGGCCGAGAGCTGGCCGGGAATCCTCAACTCCCTCGATCTGATGCCGCTGACCTATCGCTGGTCCTCGCGTTTCATGTTCCTCGACGACCAGGACGCGCGGCAGAAGCTCGAGCGCACCCGCAAGAAATGGCAGCAGAAGGTCCGCCCCTTCATCGACCAGCTCTTCCAGACGCAAAGCCGCTCGATCGATCAGGATGCGGCCGCCATGGTGGCCGAGACCGAGGATGCGATCGCACAAGCCTCTTCGCAACTCGTCGCCTATGGCTATTACACGCCGGTCATCGTGCTGTTCGACGAGAGCAGCGCGCGCCTGCAGGAGAAGGCCGAGGCGGTCCGTCGCCTGATCCAGGCCGAGGGTTTTGGCGCGCGCATCGAAACGCTGAACGCGACGGAAGCCTTCCTCGGCAGTCTGCCGGGCAATTGGTACGCCAACATCCGCGAGCCGCTCATTAACACGCGTAACCTCGCCGACCTGATCCCGCTCAATTCGGTGTGGTCGGGCAATCCGACCGCGCCATGCCCGTTCTATCCGCCTAGCTCCCCGCCATTGATGCAGGTCGCATCCGGTTCAACACCCTTCCGGCTGAACCTGCATGTCGACGACGTCGGTCATACCTTGGTGTTCGGGCCGACGGGCTCCGGCAAGTCGACGCTGCTCGCGCTGATCGCAGCGCAGTTTCGCCGTTATGCCGGTGCGCAGATCTTCGCCTTCGACAAGGGCCGCTCGATGCTACCGCTGACGCTGGCCGCCGGCGGCGATCATTACGAGATCGGCGGCGATGACGCCGACGGTGCGGCAGCGCTCGCGTTTTGTCCGTTATCGGATTTATCGACGGACAACGATCGCGCCTGGGCGGCGGAATGGGTGGAGACGCTCGTCGCCGTGCAAGGCGTCTTGATCACGCCCGATCATCGCAACGCCATCTCGCGGCAGATCGGCCTGATGGCCGAGGCCCGCGGACGATCGCTGTCGGACTTCGTGTCGGGTGTGCAGATGCGCGAGATCAAGGACGCGCTGCACCACTACACGGTCGACGGTCCGATGGGCCAACTGCTCGATGCCGAGAGGGACGGCTTGCAACTCGGGTCGTTCCAGACCTTCGAAATCGAGCAGCTGATGAATATGGGCGAGCGCAACCTTGTCCCGGTCCTGACCTATCTGTTTCGACGAATCGAGAAAAGGCTGACCGGCAGCCCCAGCCTGATCATTCTCGACGAGGCCTGGCTGATGCTCGGCCATCCCGTCTTCCGCGACAAGATTCGCGAATGGCTGAAGGTGCTGCGCAAGGCCAATTGCGCAGTGCTGCTCGCCACGCAGTCGATCTCTGATGCTGAGCGCTCCGGCATCATCGACGTGCTGAAAGAGAGCTGCCCGACCAAGATCTGTCTGCCGAATGGTGCCGCGCGGGAGCCCGGTACGCGCGAGTTCTACGAGCGTATCGGCTTCAACGAACGGCAGATCGAGATCGTCGCGGCAGCTAGCCCCAAGCGCGAATACTACGTCGCCTCGCCCGAGGGTCGCCGTCTCTTCAACATGGCGCTCGGACCCGTCGCGCTCTCCTTCGTCGGTGCGTCCGGCAAGGAGGACCTGAAGCGCATCCTGGCGCTGAAGGCGGCCGAGGCCAATTGGCCCGTTCACTGGCTCAAGGAAAGGGGGATCGGCCATGCCGAGACGCTTCTCGCCGATTTGTAG
- a CDS encoding DUF2749 domain-containing protein, with protein MRPSTIIIVVIAIGACAAGAWLFLAPHTPRPGQGTASAAGDVFNPPQDYKTSGGQQMKPRW; from the coding sequence GTGAGACCGTCTACCATCATCATCGTCGTCATCGCCATTGGCGCCTGCGCTGCAGGAGCTTGGCTGTTCCTCGCGCCGCACACGCCAAGGCCGGGACAAGGGACTGCGTCGGCTGCCGGTGACGTCTTTAACCCCCCGCAGGACTACAAGACGTCCGGCGGCCAGCAGATGAAACCGCGTTGGTAG